From Virgibacillus natechei, the proteins below share one genomic window:
- a CDS encoding type 1 glutamine amidotransferase domain-containing protein codes for MGKKIATVITDLFEDVEYTDPVKAFKDDGHEVITIEKEKGKDVTGKSDDTKVTIDQGIDDVNPSDFDALFIPGGFSPDQLRADDRFVKFAKHFMDEKKPVFAICHGPQLLITAKTLEGRDATGFKSIQVDMEYAGAKVVDKEVVVCQNQLVTSRQPDDIPAFNRESVNLLK; via the coding sequence GTTGAATATACAGATCCAGTCAAGGCTTTTAAGGATGATGGACATGAGGTTATTACAATTGAAAAGGAAAAAGGAAAAGATGTAACAGGAAAAAGTGACGACACAAAAGTTACCATTGATCAGGGGATCGATGACGTAAATCCGAGTGATTTTGACGCATTATTTATTCCAGGTGGTTTCTCACCGGATCAATTACGTGCAGACGACCGGTTTGTAAAATTTGCCAAGCATTTCATGGATGAGAAGAAACCTGTCTTCGCTATTTGCCATGGACCACAATTATTAATCACAGCAAAAACGTTAGAAGGCCGTGATGCAACTGGATTTAAATCCATTCAGGTTGACATGGAATATGCTGGTGCGAAAGTAGTTGATAAAGAGGTCGTTGTTTGTCAGAACCAATTGGTAACAAGTCGTCAGCCAGATGACATTCCAGCATTTAATCGTGAATCGGTTAACCTACTCAAATAA